The genome window TCGTTGGTCGGCGGGATGGCTGCGGGATCGGCGGTGCCGGTCCGGGTGAAGAAGATGTCGAGCAGCACTTCCTGACCGACATTGTCGTAGACGACGAGCGAGCGCTTGGCGGTGAACTCGGCGTTCGGATCGTTGGTCGAGGGCAGGCCGGCCACCGCCACGACGTCGGCGGTGTAGGGCAGGTTGGCCGAATAGTTGGCCAGCGTGGTCGGCGTCGCCTGCAGCTCGTTGTTGGTGATGCGGACCGGCTCGAGGCCGGCATAGCCGTTGGCCACCGGGCTCGGGATGCCGTTCTCGTAGCTGTAGCCGAGGAGGTAGAAGCCGGCGGCGTTGACGAGGCGGCCCTCATTGTCCGGGACGAACGAGCCGGCGCGGGTCAGGAACGGCTGGCCGTTGGAGTTCTCCACCACGAAGAAGCCGTTGCCCTTGATGGAAAGGTCGGTCCCGGAGGTGGTGTACTGGGTGTTGCCCGCCTGCGAGATGGCGTAGCGGATGGTGGTGGCGACGCCGCCGGAAACGTAGTTGGTGCCGGCGTTGGGGATGACCAGGGAGGAGAACTCCACGCTGGCGCGCTTGTAGCCGTTGGTGCCGGAATTGGCGATGTTGTCGGCGACGGTGGCAAGGCGCGTCGATTGCGCCGCCATGCCCGAAACGCCGGTGCGCATCATTCCGTAGAGGCTCATATGGGTATCTCCTCGAGATTCAAACCGCTCGGACGAATGCTATGCGCCGTGTCTTGCGTGAGGCTGTTCTGATCGAACCGGAGTGGAAATAAAGAGCCGGCCGCGGAGAACGGGCGCCCGTTTCCGGGCC of Aquamicrobium sp. contains these proteins:
- a CDS encoding flagellar hook protein FlgE, with protein sequence MSLYGMMRTGVSGMAAQSTRLATVADNIANSGTNGYKRASVEFSSLVIPNAGTNYVSGGVATTIRYAISQAGNTQYTTSGTDLSIKGNGFFVVENSNGQPFLTRAGSFVPDNEGRLVNAAGFYLLGYSYENGIPSPVANGYAGLEPVRITNNELQATPTTLANYSANLPYTADVVAVAGLPSTNDPNAEFTAKRSLVVYDNVGQEVLLDIFFTRTGTADPAAIPPTNDTWEMSVFYQPNAAATTSFPYSQPALQTVSLEFDGYGKLIGPASVNIDLSGLNGEMIEMDLSGMTQLAAEFTQGDVGRNGNGPASVDGVVIGTDGVLYAQYANGSTAPLYRLPIATVQSPDQLQVLPGNVFAVGLESGNVQIGFPGSGGLGDIISGSVENSNVDIAEELTNMIESQRNYTANSKVFQTGSDLMDVLVNLKR